A section of the Clostridium sp. TW13 genome encodes:
- a CDS encoding undecaprenyl-diphosphate phosphatase — translation MDFILIFKAIIIAIVEALTEFIPVSSTGHEILVGKLIGFYDTPFTKMYMVVIQLAAIFAVVVLFWQKIKNAVIEFFAYIFSGGKKGEEGFKFGINVIVGTIPAVIVGLGIHKIIEEKLMSVSTVAIGFIVGGILLIVTENMYRKKRKHAKMATEINDISYGQALTVGIFQCLSLWPGMSRSASTIIGGWLAGMKTSLAAEFSFFLAIPAMCGATIMSVKDLDFSIMNSSNWVALGLGCVVCFIVSYFVVEAFMNYLKKKPMRIFAVYRVVAGILLAVLIFTKVIQ, via the coding sequence TTGGATTTTATATTGATATTTAAGGCAATTATTATTGCTATTGTAGAAGCACTTACAGAGTTTATACCTGTATCTTCAACTGGGCATGAAATTCTCGTAGGAAAGCTTATAGGGTTTTATGATACACCTTTTACCAAAATGTATATGGTAGTTATTCAATTAGCTGCAATTTTTGCAGTAGTAGTTTTATTTTGGCAGAAGATAAAGAATGCAGTGATAGAATTCTTTGCATATATTTTTTCAGGCGGAAAAAAAGGTGAAGAAGGATTTAAGTTTGGAATTAATGTTATTGTAGGAACAATTCCAGCTGTAATAGTTGGATTAGGGATACACAAAATAATTGAAGAAAAATTAATGAGCGTAAGTACAGTAGCTATTGGTTTTATTGTAGGTGGTATATTACTTATAGTTACAGAAAATATGTATAGAAAAAAGAGAAAGCATGCTAAAATGGCTACTGAAATTAATGATATAAGCTATGGTCAAGCATTGACTGTAGGAATATTTCAATGTTTGTCTTTATGGCCAGGTATGTCAAGGAGTGCATCTACTATTATAGGTGGATGGTTAGCAGGTATGAAAACATCTCTTGCTGCTGAATTTTCATTTTTCTTAGCAATTCCAGCAATGTGTGGAGCTACAATAATGTCAGTTAAAGATTTGGATTTTTCAATTATGAATTCAAGTAACTGGGTAGCTTTAGGTTTAGGTTGTGTAGTTTGTTTTATAGTTTCATACTTTGTAGTAGAAGCATTTATGAATTACTTAAAGAAGAAACCAATGAGAATATTTGCAGTTTACAGAGTTGTAGCAGGTATATTACTAGCAGTATTAATCTTTACTAAGGTAATACAATAG
- a CDS encoding 6-phosphofructokinase, with amino-acid sequence MAKEIKKIALLTGGGDCSGLNAVIQAAVKTAILQYGYEVYGYKFGYRGLYNNDLMPLTLESVSGILGRGGTILYSSNKDNLFDYQVEENGKMVKKDVSNVGVENLKKEGIDALVVIGGDGTLTSARDFSRKGVNVIGVPKTIDNDLACTDVTFGFNTAIDVATEALDRLHTTAESHHRVMILEVMGRNAGWIALESGIAGSADVILIPEIPYDINKVVEKIRAREERGKLFTIIVVAEGAKPKDGEVVVQKIVEDSPDPIRLGGIGNKLAADLEKLVKNHEIRNTVLGHIQRGGTTGTYDRILSTRYGVKAVELVAEGMFGNMVALKGDTIGYDSLENVIGKLKTVKPDDELVNIARSIGISFGD; translated from the coding sequence ATGGCAAAAGAAATTAAAAAAATTGCACTATTAACAGGAGGAGGAGATTGCTCAGGCTTGAATGCAGTAATACAAGCTGCAGTAAAAACAGCCATACTACAATATGGGTATGAAGTATATGGCTATAAGTTTGGATATAGAGGATTATATAATAATGATTTGATGCCACTTACATTGGAATCAGTATCAGGAATATTAGGAAGAGGAGGCACAATATTATATAGTTCAAATAAAGATAATTTATTTGATTATCAAGTTGAAGAAAATGGAAAGATGGTCAAAAAAGATGTTTCTAATGTGGGTGTAGAAAATCTAAAAAAAGAAGGAATTGATGCTTTAGTTGTAATTGGTGGAGATGGAACTTTAACATCAGCAAGAGATTTTTCAAGAAAAGGAGTAAATGTAATTGGTGTTCCTAAAACTATAGATAATGATTTAGCTTGCACAGATGTAACCTTTGGTTTCAATACAGCTATTGATGTGGCTACAGAAGCATTAGATAGATTACACACCACAGCAGAATCACATCATAGGGTAATGATTCTTGAAGTTATGGGCAGAAATGCTGGATGGATAGCTCTTGAATCAGGTATAGCAGGATCAGCAGATGTAATACTTATTCCTGAAATTCCTTACGACATAAATAAGGTTGTAGAAAAAATTAGAGCAAGAGAAGAAAGAGGAAAGTTATTTACAATAATAGTTGTAGCAGAAGGAGCAAAACCAAAAGATGGAGAGGTTGTAGTTCAAAAAATAGTTGAAGATAGTCCAGATCCAATAAGACTTGGTGGAATTGGTAACAAACTAGCTGCTGATTTGGAAAAACTAGTGAAAAATCATGAGATTAGAAATACAGTTCTTGGACATATCCAAAGAGGTGGTACTACTGGTACTTATGATAGAATATTATCAACCAGATACGGAGTTAAGGCAGTTGAATTAGTTGCTGAAGGAATGTTTGGTAATATGGTAGCATTAAAAGGTGATACTATAGGCTATGATAGTTTAGAAAACGTAATTGGAAAATTGAAAACTGTAAAACCAGATGATGAACTTGTTAATATAGCAAGAAGTATTGGTATATCATTTGGAGATTAA